A window from Mycolicibacterium tokaiense encodes these proteins:
- a CDS encoding ABC transporter permease, whose translation MSTAVASHPAHRAPSLSTSEFTGTTHLLRLYLRRDRLVAPLWILLLSVPLASVYIGSVDAVYPTAADRAAFAASIMASPAQRALYGGIYNDSLGAVGIWKAGIFHLLIAVAVIMTVIRHTRADEEVGRTELLDSTVVGRRAGLAAAVLLAFGAAVLTGLIGFAGLATMDIPVAGSLAFSAALTASGLVFAAVAAVAAQLSPSARTSRGIAFSVLAAAFTVRAVGDAGAGALSWLSPLGWSLQVRPFAGDHWWVLALHLITTAALTVAAFLLLGRRDVGSGLLAQRPGPAAAAPRLNGPGGLAWRLDRGAVLLWTVGLTLYGLLIGSVVHGVGDEIGNSDLARDMVTKLGGTSAMEQAFLAVAFTMLAMAASAFVVSLVLRLHQEETAQRLETLLAGSMSRTRWLASHVAVAMLGSAGAMAVAGVAAGLAYGAAAGDVGTTLPTVVGTALVQLPAVWLPGAVALVLFGALPRFTPAAWGVVAGLIAMYLLGSLSGAPQWLLDLQPYSHIPHVGTGTFSATALVWLVVLDAALAVAGIIGFRRRDLR comes from the coding sequence ATGAGTACCGCAGTTGCGAGCCATCCCGCCCATCGGGCGCCCTCCCTCAGTACCTCCGAATTCACCGGCACCACCCACCTGCTGCGGCTGTACCTGCGCCGCGACCGGCTGGTGGCCCCGCTGTGGATCCTGCTGCTGTCGGTCCCGCTGGCGAGCGTCTACATCGGAAGCGTCGACGCCGTGTACCCCACCGCCGCGGACCGGGCTGCGTTCGCGGCGTCCATCATGGCCAGCCCGGCGCAGCGGGCGCTGTACGGCGGCATCTACAACGACAGCCTCGGAGCCGTCGGCATCTGGAAGGCCGGCATCTTCCACCTCTTGATCGCTGTCGCCGTCATCATGACGGTGATCCGCCACACCCGCGCCGACGAGGAGGTCGGGCGCACCGAGTTGCTCGACTCGACGGTGGTGGGCCGGCGGGCCGGCCTCGCCGCCGCGGTGCTCCTGGCATTCGGCGCGGCAGTGCTGACCGGGCTGATCGGCTTCGCCGGGCTCGCGACGATGGACATCCCGGTAGCGGGGTCCCTGGCCTTCAGCGCCGCGCTCACCGCGTCCGGGCTGGTGTTCGCCGCTGTGGCAGCGGTGGCCGCCCAGCTCTCCCCCAGTGCGCGGACGTCGCGCGGCATCGCGTTCTCGGTGCTGGCGGCGGCATTCACCGTGCGCGCAGTAGGCGACGCCGGGGCCGGCGCGCTGTCATGGCTCTCCCCGTTGGGGTGGTCCCTACAGGTGCGCCCCTTCGCCGGTGACCACTGGTGGGTGCTGGCCCTGCACCTGATCACCACCGCGGCGCTGACCGTCGCGGCCTTCCTCTTGCTGGGCCGCCGCGACGTCGGCTCCGGCTTACTGGCGCAGCGCCCCGGACCCGCAGCGGCCGCGCCGCGTCTGAACGGGCCGGGCGGCCTGGCCTGGCGCCTGGACCGCGGTGCGGTGCTGCTGTGGACTGTCGGGCTCACGCTCTACGGACTGCTCATCGGCAGCGTGGTGCACGGTGTCGGCGACGAGATCGGCAACAGTGACCTGGCCCGCGACATGGTGACCAAACTGGGCGGGACCTCGGCGATGGAACAGGCATTCCTGGCGGTGGCCTTCACCATGCTGGCCATGGCGGCCTCGGCATTCGTGGTCTCGCTGGTGCTGCGGCTGCACCAGGAGGAGACTGCCCAACGCCTCGAAACCCTGCTCGCCGGCTCGATGAGCAGAACCCGTTGGCTGGCAAGCCATGTCGCGGTGGCGATGCTGGGTTCGGCGGGCGCCATGGCCGTCGCCGGGGTGGCCGCCGGACTGGCCTACGGCGCCGCCGCCGGCGATGTCGGAACAACTCTGCCCACCGTGGTGGGCACCGCGCTGGTCCAGTTACCCGCGGTCTGGCTGCCCGGCGCCGTCGCGCTGGTGCTGTTCGGTGCGCTGCCCAGGTTCACACCGGCGGCCTGGGGTGTGGTGGCGGGGCTGATCGCGATGTACCTGCTCGGTTCGCTGTCCGGTGCACCGCAGTGGCTCCTGGATCTGCAGCCCTACAGCCACATTCCGCACGTCGGCACCGGCACCTTCAGCGCCACCGCCCTGGTGTGGCTGGTGGTGCTCGACGCTGCACTGGCGGTCGCGGGAATCATCGGGTTCCGGCGCCGCGATCTGCGCTGA
- a CDS encoding MSMEG_6728 family protein — protein sequence MQTFLPCPGFIDSAGLLDSKRLGKQRVETIQVLRALTVPGYGWRRHPAAAMWAGYEEALVRYGLDVCGVWTAHGRTDTCAATLLTDVRAGIGTTVVRTQDELAAAGEIPPWLGDPSLHHSHQSALVRKDPGHYRPLFPDVPDDLPNVWPASGRPRRVLLT from the coding sequence ATGCAGACGTTCTTGCCCTGCCCGGGTTTCATCGACTCGGCGGGCCTCCTCGATAGCAAGAGACTGGGCAAGCAGCGAGTCGAGACCATCCAGGTACTGCGGGCGCTCACCGTGCCGGGATACGGCTGGCGCCGTCACCCCGCGGCGGCCATGTGGGCGGGCTACGAGGAGGCGCTGGTGCGCTACGGCCTCGATGTCTGCGGTGTCTGGACGGCCCACGGCCGTACTGACACCTGCGCGGCGACCCTGCTGACCGACGTACGGGCAGGCATCGGGACCACGGTGGTCCGCACCCAGGACGAGTTGGCGGCCGCGGGTGAGATACCGCCCTGGCTGGGGGATCCGAGCCTGCACCACAGCCACCAGTCGGCGTTGGTCAGGAAAGACCCCGGGCACTACCGTCCGTTGTTTCCCGACGTGCCGGATGACTTGCCCAACGTCTGGCCGGCCTCGGGCCGTCCACGACGGGTGTTGCTGACCTGA
- the glgC gene encoding glucose-1-phosphate adenylyltransferase, which produces MREAPHVLGIVLAGGEGKRLYPLTADRAKPAVPFGGGYRLIDFVLSNLVNARFLRICVLTQYKSHSLDRHISQNWRLSGLAGEYITPVPAQQRLGPRWYTGSADAIYQSLNLIYDEDPDYIVIFGADHVYRMDPEQMLQAHIESGAGATVAGIRVPRAEASAFGCIDADDSGRIRGWIEKPSDPPGTPDDPEMTFASMGNYIFTTKVLIDAIRADADEDHSDHDMGGDIIPRLVADGMAAVYDFNNNEVPGATERDHGYWRDVGTLDAFYDAHMDLVSVHPIFNLYNKRWPIRGGSENLAPAKFVNGGSAQESVVGAGSIISAASVRNSVLSSNVVIDDGAIVEGSVIMPGARVGRGAVVRRAILDKNVVVGPGEMVGVDLDKDRERFAISSGGVVAVGKGVWI; this is translated from the coding sequence ATGAGGGAAGCGCCACATGTGCTGGGAATCGTCCTGGCCGGCGGTGAAGGCAAGCGGCTCTACCCGCTGACGGCGGATCGGGCGAAGCCCGCGGTTCCCTTCGGCGGCGGGTACCGGCTGATCGACTTCGTGCTGTCGAACCTGGTGAACGCGCGGTTCCTGCGCATCTGCGTTCTCACGCAATACAAATCGCATTCCCTGGACCGGCACATCTCGCAGAACTGGCGGTTGTCCGGCCTGGCAGGCGAATACATCACGCCGGTTCCGGCACAGCAACGGTTGGGCCCACGGTGGTACACCGGTTCTGCCGATGCGATCTACCAGTCGTTGAACCTGATCTACGACGAGGATCCGGACTACATCGTGATCTTCGGGGCCGACCACGTGTACCGGATGGACCCCGAGCAGATGCTGCAGGCGCACATCGAGAGCGGGGCAGGCGCCACCGTCGCCGGTATCCGGGTGCCGCGCGCGGAGGCGTCGGCCTTCGGTTGCATCGACGCCGACGACTCCGGGCGGATCCGGGGTTGGATCGAGAAACCCTCCGACCCGCCGGGCACCCCGGATGACCCGGAGATGACGTTCGCCTCGATGGGCAACTACATCTTCACCACCAAGGTGCTGATCGACGCCATCCGCGCCGACGCCGACGAAGACCATTCCGATCACGACATGGGTGGCGACATCATCCCTCGGCTGGTGGCCGACGGCATGGCCGCGGTCTACGACTTCAACAACAACGAGGTGCCCGGCGCCACCGAGCGCGACCACGGCTACTGGCGCGACGTGGGAACTCTGGACGCCTTCTACGATGCGCACATGGATCTGGTGTCGGTGCACCCGATCTTCAACCTGTACAACAAGCGCTGGCCCATCCGCGGCGGCTCGGAGAACCTGGCCCCGGCGAAGTTCGTCAACGGCGGCTCGGCGCAGGAGTCGGTGGTGGGCGCCGGCAGCATCATCTCGGCGGCCTCGGTGCGCAATTCGGTGCTGTCGTCCAACGTCGTCATCGACGACGGCGCCATCGTCGAGGGCAGCGTGATCATGCCGGGCGCCCGCGTGGGCCGCGGAGCAGTGGTGCGCCGCGCCATCCTGGACAAGAACGTCGTCGTCGGTCCCGGCGAGATGGTGGGCGTGGATTTGGACAAGGACCGGGAGCGGTTCGCCATCAGTTCCGGCGGCGTGGTGGCTGTCGGCAAGGGCGTCTGGATCTGA
- the glgA gene encoding glycogen synthase, with protein sequence MRVAMMTREYPPEVYGGAGVHVTELVSQLRTLCDVDVHCMGAPRDGAFVHQPDPQLAGANAALSMLSTDLVMTNAAAGADIAHSHTWYTGMAGHLAALLHGIPHVVTAHSLEPLRPWKAEQLGGGYRLSSWVEKTAMEAADAVIAVSSGMRRDVLSVYPALDPDKVHVVKNGIDTAVWYPDEQTSVLAELGVDPSRPVVAFVGRITRQKGVPHLVAAAHQFDPEIQLVLCAGAPDTPEIAAEVSGAVELLSQSRTGVFWVRDMLPVQKIRQILSAAAVFVCPSVYEPLGIVNLEAMACGTAVVASDVGGIPEVVADGTTGTLVHYDAADAPGFEAGIAAAVNALVADPERAARYGAAGRQRCIDEFSWARIAEQTLQIYRAVSA encoded by the coding sequence ATGCGGGTGGCGATGATGACACGGGAGTATCCACCTGAGGTGTACGGCGGCGCGGGTGTCCACGTCACCGAACTCGTCTCACAACTGCGCACCTTGTGCGACGTCGATGTGCACTGCATGGGCGCACCCCGGGACGGCGCGTTCGTGCACCAGCCTGACCCCCAGCTCGCCGGCGCCAACGCCGCGCTGTCGATGCTGTCCACCGATCTGGTGATGACCAATGCCGCCGCCGGCGCGGACATCGCCCATTCCCACACCTGGTACACGGGGATGGCGGGGCATCTCGCCGCGCTGCTGCACGGCATTCCGCACGTGGTGACCGCGCACTCGCTCGAGCCGCTGCGGCCGTGGAAGGCCGAGCAACTGGGCGGGGGCTACCGCCTGTCTTCCTGGGTGGAGAAGACCGCCATGGAGGCCGCAGATGCCGTCATCGCCGTCAGTTCGGGGATGCGCAGGGACGTGTTGTCGGTCTACCCCGCCCTCGATCCCGACAAGGTGCATGTGGTGAAGAACGGCATCGACACTGCCGTCTGGTACCCCGATGAGCAGACATCCGTGCTGGCCGAACTGGGTGTCGACCCGTCGCGTCCGGTGGTGGCCTTCGTCGGCCGGATCACCCGCCAGAAGGGCGTCCCGCACCTGGTGGCCGCCGCCCACCAGTTCGACCCCGAGATCCAGCTCGTGTTGTGCGCGGGTGCACCGGACACCCCCGAGATCGCCGCCGAGGTCTCCGGCGCAGTGGAGCTGCTGTCGCAGTCGCGCACCGGCGTGTTCTGGGTCCGCGACATGCTACCGGTGCAGAAGATCCGCCAAATTCTTTCCGCGGCAGCCGTTTTCGTGTGCCCGTCGGTGTACGAACCGTTGGGCATCGTCAATCTCGAGGCCATGGCCTGCGGCACCGCGGTGGTGGCCTCCGACGTCGGCGGCATCCCCGAGGTGGTGGCCGACGGCACCACCGGCACGCTGGTGCACTACGACGCCGCCGACGCCCCCGGGTTCGAAGCCGGCATCGCGGCGGCCGTCAACGCACTGGTGGCAGACCCCGAGCGCGCGGCCCGCTACGGAGCAGCAGGACGGCAGCGCTGTATCGACGAGTTCTCGTGGGCCCGCATCGCCGAACAGACTCTGCAGATCTATCGCGCGGTGTCCGCGTGA
- a CDS encoding DUF3117 domain-containing protein — protein MAAMKPRTGDGPLEATKEGRGIVMRVPLEGGGRLVVELTPDEAAALGDELKNVTG, from the coding sequence ATGGCGGCCATGAAGCCCCGGACCGGCGACGGTCCATTGGAAGCAACCAAAGAGGGGCGTGGCATCGTGATGCGGGTACCGCTCGAGGGCGGTGGCCGCCTGGTCGTGGAACTGACCCCCGATGAAGCCGCCGCGCTCGGCGACGAGTTGAAGAATGTGACCGGCTGA
- a CDS encoding DNA-3-methyladenine glycosylase I, with protein sequence MTDDGRIRCDWADQGPQLYRDYHDDEWGRPLRGTVALFERISLEAFQSGLSWLIILRKREGFRAAFAGFDVDTVAAYDDNDIERLMTDSTIVRNRAKIEATIGNARAVAALDVDLSDLLWSYAPARRPRPASMADVPAVTPESTAMARELKRRGFRFVGPTTAYALMQATGMVDDHIAACWVPAVEHR encoded by the coding sequence GTGACTGACGACGGCCGGATCCGGTGCGACTGGGCTGACCAGGGGCCGCAGCTCTACCGCGATTACCACGACGACGAGTGGGGCCGGCCGTTGCGCGGCACCGTCGCGTTGTTCGAGCGGATCAGCCTGGAGGCGTTCCAGAGTGGGCTGTCGTGGCTGATCATCCTGCGTAAGCGGGAGGGTTTCCGGGCCGCCTTCGCAGGCTTCGACGTCGACACGGTGGCCGCCTACGACGACAACGACATCGAGCGCCTGATGACCGACAGCACGATCGTGCGCAACCGGGCCAAGATCGAGGCCACCATCGGCAATGCCCGCGCGGTGGCGGCCCTCGACGTCGACCTGTCCGACTTGCTGTGGTCCTACGCTCCTGCTCGTCGCCCGCGGCCGGCGAGCATGGCCGACGTCCCGGCGGTCACGCCCGAGTCCACCGCCATGGCCCGCGAACTCAAGCGACGGGGTTTTCGGTTCGTCGGCCCCACCACCGCCTACGCCTTGATGCAGGCCACCGGGATGGTCGACGACCACATCGCGGCGTGTTGGGTTCCGGCAGTTGAGCACCGCTAA
- a CDS encoding DivIVA domain-containing protein: MTMVLLYVVVLILIAIVLFGVASVVFGRGEQLPPLPRATTATVLPASGVTGADVEAVKFSQTLRGYKTSEVDWVLDRLAQELDSLRAEVDALRSQRVESAADARD; encoded by the coding sequence GTGACAATGGTCTTGCTGTACGTCGTCGTGCTGATCCTGATCGCCATCGTGCTGTTCGGCGTGGCCAGTGTGGTGTTCGGTCGCGGCGAGCAGCTGCCGCCCCTGCCGCGGGCGACCACGGCGACGGTCCTGCCCGCCTCCGGTGTCACCGGTGCTGACGTCGAGGCGGTGAAGTTCAGCCAGACGCTGCGCGGTTACAAGACCAGCGAAGTGGACTGGGTGCTGGACCGCCTGGCCCAGGAGCTCGACTCCCTGCGTGCCGAGGTGGACGCACTGCGCAGCCAGCGGGTCGAGAGCGCCGCCGACGCGCGTGACTGA
- a CDS encoding glucosyl-3-phosphoglycerate synthase, translating into MTTTPDLAIENKMRTDTWLAENSWNRPNWSVAELEAAKKGRTISVVLPALNEEDTVASVIDTISPMLGGLVDELIVLDSGSTDDTEIRAIAAGAKVVSREQALPELPPNPGKGEVLWRSLAATTGDIVVFVDSDLIDPSPMFVPNLVGPLLTRDGIHLVKGFYRRPLKVSGSEDANGGGRVTQLVARPMLASLRPELSGVFQPLGGEYAGTRELLMSLPFAPAYGVEIGLLVDTYDKLGIDAIAQVNLGVRVHRNQPLTALGDMSRQVMATLLSRCGITDSGVGLTQFFADGDDFTPRVSKVSLEDRPPMNTLRPLR; encoded by the coding sequence ATGACGACAACACCTGACCTGGCCATCGAGAACAAAATGCGCACCGACACCTGGCTCGCAGAAAACAGCTGGAACCGCCCGAACTGGTCCGTCGCCGAGCTGGAGGCAGCCAAGAAGGGCCGCACAATCTCAGTGGTCCTGCCCGCCCTGAACGAGGAAGACACCGTCGCCTCGGTCATCGACACCATCTCACCCATGCTCGGCGGTCTGGTCGACGAACTGATCGTGCTGGACTCCGGCTCCACCGACGACACCGAGATCCGCGCCATCGCCGCGGGCGCCAAGGTGGTCAGCCGCGAGCAGGCACTGCCCGAACTTCCCCCCAATCCCGGCAAGGGCGAGGTGCTGTGGCGGTCGCTGGCCGCCACCACCGGCGACATCGTGGTCTTCGTCGACTCCGACCTCATCGACCCGTCCCCGATGTTCGTACCCAACCTGGTGGGCCCGCTGCTCACCCGCGACGGCATCCACCTGGTCAAGGGTTTCTACCGCCGGCCGCTCAAGGTCAGCGGCAGCGAAGACGCCAACGGCGGCGGCCGCGTCACCCAGCTGGTGGCCCGCCCCATGCTCGCATCCCTGCGTCCTGAGCTCAGCGGCGTCTTCCAGCCGCTGGGCGGTGAGTACGCCGGCACCCGGGAGCTGCTGATGTCGCTGCCGTTCGCACCGGCTTACGGTGTGGAGATCGGACTGCTGGTCGACACCTACGACAAGCTGGGCATCGACGCCATCGCCCAGGTGAACCTGGGCGTCCGGGTGCACCGCAACCAACCGCTGACCGCGCTGGGGGACATGAGCCGTCAGGTGATGGCGACCCTGCTCTCGCGCTGCGGCATCACCGACTCCGGAGTGGGGCTGACGCAGTTCTTCGCCGACGGCGACGACTTCACCCCGCGGGTGTCCAAGGTGTCACTCGAAGACCGCCCGCCGATGAACACCCTGCGGCCTCTCCGGTAG
- the folP gene encoding dihydropteroate synthase produces the protein MQAMFMGRPVAGDRALIMAIVNRTPDSFYDRGATFTDEAAKAAAHRAVADGADVIDIGGVKAGPGQVVDADEETARVVPFIEWLRATFPDQLISVDTWRASVAKLACAAGADLINDTWAGADPGLPEVAAEFGAGLVCSHTGGATPRTRPFRVNYGTSTRGVVDDVIAEVTAAAQDAVSKGVDRERILIDPTHDFGKNTYHGLTLLRHVKDLVKTGWPVLMALSNKDFVGETLGVGLTERLDGTLAATALAAADGARMFRVHEVGPTRRVLEMVASIQGVRPPTRTVRGLA, from the coding sequence GTGCAGGCGATGTTCATGGGCAGGCCGGTGGCCGGCGACCGGGCGCTCATCATGGCGATCGTCAACCGCACGCCGGACTCCTTCTACGACCGCGGTGCCACCTTCACCGACGAGGCGGCCAAGGCTGCCGCGCACCGGGCGGTGGCCGATGGCGCGGACGTCATCGACATCGGCGGCGTCAAGGCCGGGCCGGGGCAGGTGGTGGACGCCGATGAGGAGACGGCGCGCGTCGTGCCCTTCATCGAGTGGCTGCGGGCGACGTTCCCGGACCAGCTGATCAGTGTCGACACCTGGCGTGCGTCGGTGGCGAAGCTGGCCTGCGCCGCGGGGGCGGACCTGATCAACGACACCTGGGCAGGGGCTGATCCCGGTCTGCCGGAGGTGGCCGCGGAGTTCGGGGCGGGATTGGTCTGCTCACACACCGGCGGCGCCACACCGCGGACACGGCCGTTTCGGGTGAACTACGGCACCAGTACCCGTGGCGTGGTCGACGACGTGATCGCCGAGGTCACTGCCGCGGCACAGGACGCTGTGAGCAAAGGCGTGGACCGTGAGCGGATTCTCATAGACCCCACTCATGATTTCGGCAAAAACACTTACCACGGTCTTACTTTGTTGCGGCATGTAAAAGACCTTGTTAAGACTGGATGGCCGGTCCTGATGGCCCTGAGCAACAAGGATTTTGTCGGGGAGACTCTGGGAGTGGGTCTGACCGAACGCCTGGACGGCACCCTGGCGGCCACCGCACTGGCAGCGGCCGACGGAGCGCGGATGTTCCGGGTACACGAAGTCGGACCCACTCGGCGCGTACTGGAGATGGTCGCGTCGATCCAAGGAGTGCGTCCACCGACGCGCACGGTGAGGGGACTGGCATGA
- the fadD6 gene encoding long-chain-acyl-CoA synthetase FadD6, producing MSEQNGSRSSVGLADIVTQVPAVLADAPQIFRGVTTGFLARPTSKTSIGKVFQDRAEKYGNRPFLRFENQTLTYAEANATANRYAAVLAAKGVGHGDVVGIMLRNSPDAVLTMLAAVKCGAVAGMLNYHQRGEVLAHSIGLLEATVIIAETEFIEPIVECGAVADGAPEPTTIEELHRLAETAPTANPASASAVLAKDTAFYIFTSGTTGHPKASVMTHFRWLRALAGFGGLALRLKSDDVLYCCLPLYHNNALTVALSSALTSGATLALGKSFSASRFWDEVIRYEATAFVYIGELCRYLLNQPDKPTDRSHKVRVIAGNGLRPEIWDEFTRRFGIKRVAEFYAASEGNTAFINVFNVAKSTGISPMPLAYVEYDADTGEPKRDSSGRVRKVPAGQPGLLISPVNKLSPFDGYTDKEASEKKLVRNAFKDGDVWFNTGDVMNPQGMGHAAFADRLGDTFRWKGENVATTQVEGALVDLHDIEECTVYGVEVPDTGGRAGMAAIKLRDGSSFDGKALAGAVYGKLPAYAVPLFVRVVESLEHTSTFKSRKVDLRKEGYGSDVKDPLYVLKGRDEGYVEFYDEYPNEVASGQRPKG from the coding sequence ATGTCCGAACAGAACGGTTCCCGATCCTCCGTCGGCCTGGCCGACATCGTCACGCAGGTGCCGGCAGTACTTGCCGACGCACCGCAGATCTTCCGGGGGGTGACGACGGGCTTTCTGGCACGTCCCACGTCGAAGACCTCGATCGGCAAGGTGTTCCAGGACCGGGCCGAGAAGTACGGCAACCGACCGTTCCTGCGGTTCGAGAATCAGACGCTCACCTACGCCGAGGCGAATGCCACCGCCAACCGCTACGCCGCGGTGTTGGCCGCCAAGGGCGTCGGGCACGGCGACGTCGTCGGCATCATGCTGCGCAACTCGCCCGACGCGGTTCTGACCATGCTGGCGGCGGTCAAGTGCGGGGCCGTGGCGGGCATGCTGAACTACCACCAGCGTGGTGAGGTGCTGGCGCACAGCATCGGGTTGCTCGAGGCGACGGTGATCATCGCCGAGACGGAGTTCATCGAACCGATCGTCGAGTGCGGCGCGGTGGCCGACGGCGCGCCCGAGCCCACCACGATCGAGGAACTGCACCGGCTGGCCGAGACGGCACCCACCGCCAATCCGGCGTCGGCCTCGGCGGTGTTGGCCAAGGACACCGCGTTCTACATCTTCACCTCCGGAACCACCGGGCACCCGAAAGCCAGTGTGATGACCCACTTCCGGTGGCTGCGTGCCCTGGCCGGGTTCGGTGGGCTGGCGCTGCGGCTCAAGAGTGACGACGTGCTGTACTGCTGCCTGCCGCTCTACCACAACAACGCACTCACGGTGGCGCTGTCCTCGGCGCTGACCTCCGGAGCCACGCTGGCACTGGGCAAGTCGTTCTCGGCCTCGCGGTTCTGGGACGAGGTGATCCGTTATGAGGCAACGGCTTTCGTCTACATCGGCGAGCTGTGTCGCTACCTGCTGAACCAGCCGGATAAGCCGACCGACCGTTCCCACAAGGTGCGGGTGATCGCCGGAAACGGTCTGCGACCTGAGATCTGGGACGAGTTCACCAGGCGGTTCGGGATCAAGCGGGTGGCCGAGTTCTACGCCGCCAGCGAAGGCAACACCGCGTTCATCAACGTCTTCAACGTCGCCAAGAGCACCGGCATCAGCCCGATGCCGCTGGCCTACGTGGAGTACGACGCCGACACCGGCGAGCCCAAGCGCGACTCCTCGGGACGCGTGCGGAAGGTGCCCGCCGGCCAGCCGGGGTTGCTGATCAGCCCGGTGAACAAGCTGTCGCCCTTTGACGGCTACACCGACAAGGAGGCCAGCGAGAAGAAGCTGGTGCGCAACGCCTTCAAAGACGGCGACGTCTGGTTCAACACCGGGGACGTGATGAACCCGCAGGGCATGGGGCACGCTGCCTTCGCCGACCGCCTGGGGGACACCTTCCGGTGGAAGGGCGAGAACGTGGCCACCACCCAGGTCGAGGGTGCCCTGGTGGATCTGCACGACATCGAGGAGTGCACCGTCTACGGCGTCGAGGTGCCCGACACCGGCGGGCGCGCCGGTATGGCGGCGATCAAGCTGCGCGACGGCTCGTCCTTCGACGGCAAGGCCCTGGCCGGCGCGGTCTACGGCAAGCTGCCCGCCTATGCCGTGCCGCTGTTCGTCCGGGTGGTGGAGTCCCTGGAGCACACATCGACGTTCAAGAGCCGCAAGGTCGACCTGCGCAAGGAGGGCTACGGCTCCGACGTCAAGGACCCGCTGTACGTGCTGAAAGGTCGTGACGAGGGGTACGTCGAGTTCTACGACGAGTACCCGAACGAGGTTGCCTCCGGGCAGCGTCCGAAGGGCTGA
- a CDS encoding TIGR00730 family Rossman fold protein, with amino-acid sequence MSSDRESDRQWAVCVYCASGPRHPELLNLATALGAAIADRGWTLVSGGGNVSAMGAVAAGARSHGGRTLGVIPKALVHRELADVDADELVVTDTMRQRKQIMEDRSDAFVTLPGGIGTLEELFETWTAGYLGMHDKPVVMLDPDGHYDGLRTWLSGLVDTGYVGAAALDRLRVVRDVGAALDLCAPL; translated from the coding sequence ATGTCCTCCGACCGCGAATCCGACAGGCAGTGGGCCGTGTGCGTCTACTGCGCCTCCGGCCCCCGACACCCCGAATTGCTGAACCTGGCCACCGCGCTGGGGGCGGCGATCGCCGACCGCGGCTGGACCCTGGTGTCCGGCGGCGGCAACGTCTCGGCCATGGGCGCGGTGGCCGCGGGTGCCCGCTCGCACGGGGGACGGACCCTCGGCGTCATCCCCAAGGCCCTGGTGCACCGCGAGTTGGCCGACGTCGACGCCGACGAGCTGGTGGTCACCGACACCATGCGGCAGCGCAAACAGATCATGGAGGACCGCTCCGACGCCTTCGTGACGTTGCCCGGCGGCATCGGCACGCTGGAGGAACTGTTCGAGACGTGGACGGCCGGTTACCTCGGTATGCACGACAAACCCGTCGTGATGCTGGATCCCGACGGGCACTACGACGGGTTGCGCACGTGGCTTTCGGGTCTGGTCGACACCGGCTACGTCGGCGCGGCGGCGCTGGACCGGCTACGGGTGGTGCGCGACGTCGGCGCGGCACTCGACCTCTGCGCACCCCTCTGA